ttatcCCCCCACAGTCACAGCCAACCCTCTTCTCCGACCATCATTTcgcatctctctttccctcctatatcatatacacacaaacacatacatatatatatatacagagcatggtcgcggccatggcagccgcgaccATGCAACTAGCAAGCTCacacacacccatatatatataatatatatatatacacacacagcaacccagcacacacacacatatatatatatacacattcatacacacctatatatatatatacacactcacacacacaaaaacatggttgcggccatggcagccgcggccatgaaaacctccgcacctcgcggtgcgggagtttcagcaacccccgcaccgcgaggtgctaGGATTGCTGAAATCCCCGACTGCCAGCAGTTGGgaagactttttatatttttattttaattaaaatttttattataacaaaataaaattaaaaaataatacaaataaataatttttaaatttctacattttaaataattataatttaactaattttaaattttaaatcatggtgttgaatttttaatacttaaaagaatttaaaattaattaatttatcttattaaattacttgaagatacacatatctaaaaattctatcatcatttaaaatatattttttttataattacatatatttaaaaagaatatattttaaatgatgataggatttttaaatttatcttattgaattaggtaaagatatatatatttaaaaaaaatattttaaatgatgataggatttttagatatgcatatttttaagtaattcaataaaataaattttaaatttttttaagtattaaaaattcaacacttaattacaatgatttagaatttaaaattagttaatttataattacttaaaatacagatatttagaatttatttatttatattatttttatttaattaaaataaaacaaatttaatcaagtctTCCCAGCAGTCGGGGAAGGCTTGATTCCCCGCACCGCAAGGTGCGGAGATTTTAGAAATCCCCGCACCTCACGATGCGGGGGTTtccatggccgcagccatggaacttgtatatatatatatataagtgtgtgtgagtgtgtgtatatatatttatataggtgtgtgtgtatatgtgtgtgcgcgctAGGTTGCATGGTCGCGACTGTCATGGCCGCAGCCatactgtgtgtatatatatatgtataagtatgtGTGAGtgcgtatttatatatttaggtgaTGGCTGGGgatgagaggtgatcggagaAGAGAGTTTACTGTGGGTTATGGGGGTAAAagaggtatattaaaattattgaaaattttgatggtACGTGCGTTTTGAAGAGTAAATTTTCGAAttttgaatagaatttccctaattTAAAATGAAGTAATGATGTTAACACACGTGAAAATGTTACGGACTCCACTAATATAAAGTACAAAGACAAAAACACCCTCCCAAAAACgcactaaaataaataaagtgagTATTTGTATCCTTTAGTGACATTAAATCACCACACTCCAATATAAGTAAATTAATAATCACCATAAGTTACAATTACATATAACAGGCATCTGTCAATATCTGTTATTTCAGAGGACAGCAGGGGGCAGATTGGTAATTAAATTTTCTGAGTTCGTGAATGCCTGTCATCGTACAGTTATCTCCACAAGCTTCCGTATCATTGATGCAGAACCAAACGAAAACCAGAAGCCTTGCCATTTCTCGTTTGTGGTGCCTGGAAGCTCAagctctctctgtctctctctctctctctctctctctctctctcgtcatgATGGGTCTGCTGGTTaaatctctctcactctctgtccCATTGGTTTAGCTGAACTGGTAAGCATTCTCGTTTCCCTTTGTTTATCCTATCGAATCTGAATTTTCTGCTCTCTATTTCATGAAAACTGATTCTCAACGCATTTCTGCATGCTCTTGCGGTGAACTAGTCAAAGAGATTGGACGGTGGTTTTAGCGTTTTGGCGCTCGAACTTCAAATTGGGTGAACTAATCACAGAACCACTGGTTTTGCGTCATCTGGGCATTCCATGGCTTCTTCGATGCTCAATGGAGGAACAACCCCGAAGGGGCTAGGGTTTGTGGCCTCAGATTTGCGCGGGAAGCATTTTCCCCAAATTGGTCTGGTCTCCTGTGGCACGAATTTTAGGGCTATAACTAAAACCCTAGCTCCCAAATGCAACCTTTCGGCTTCAAGGCCGTCCTCTCAACCTAGGTTTATCCAGCACAAGAAAGAGGCATTTTGGTTCTATAGGTTTCTGTCGATTGTCTATGATCATATAATTAATCCCGGGCATTGGACCGAGGATATGAGAGATGAGGCGCTTGAACCCGCCGATCTTAGCCATCGGAAAATGATAGTGGTAGATGTTGGAGGAGGAACAGGGTTCACTACTTTGGGCATAGTTAAGCACGTGGATGCAAAGAATGTCACCATTCTAGACCAGTCCCCGCATCAGCTCGCCAAGGCGAAGCAGAAGGAGCCCTTGAAGGATTGCAAGATCATCGAGGGCGATGCCGAGGATCTCCCTTTCCGCACTGATTATGCAGACAGATATGTGTCTGCCGGCAGGTATATTGCCTTGCTCTTtgaattttgattgttttcttattttcattttagatGTTTTACGTATAGTTTTGTGTTTGGATATTTTATGACTTGAGTTGGTGGTCTGATTCGGGTCCTGTAGGAAACTCTGGCTACTTGTAGTAGATTTGGTTTGGATTGTTTTAGTAGAGTACTACTATTATGTATAGGTTTGGTTTGTAAGAGAATGTTTCAGAGACCCTTTTGGAACTGAATTAGTCTGAAGTGTCTTGTCATTTCTTTGGTACATCTTTAAAGGGTTGCATGCTAAATCCAATGCAACAACACCGAACCAAGCCTTACTATACAGGATTGAGTCAGTGGACCATATGAATTCTACCTCGtgaatcatttctatctatggccttatTTTCTGTCCTAATAACTCATGTTTCCTCTACCTCTCTAACTAAAGGCTTGTTCTATTCTGTCTACTCTCTTCACAATAGCCCTTATTGATCTTCTCCTTATATgacaaaactattttaattgcATATCACGCATGTTATGTTCAATAGAAGACATTCTAAACGAATAGATAGATCTATAAATGAAGCATTAGGTGTCATGAAATGTCAATGCAGGAATAATTTGATGAACTtataaagataaacaaaaataacaaggTAGATGTGCAAGATGGTTGTATCCTGTGTGGTGAGCTTGCTCAGGCTCCCTACGTCATTTTGGGTGTGgttttatcataattttactCCTTGCttcactttatttaaaaaatatagtgtagAATGTTACGGGTTAGACCTTAATGTGCAATTTGAAGAATGAATGGGAGAGAACAAGGGAATTTTGTAAGTGGTCTCACTTGGAAGGATTTCGCATTTGCTTGTTCTCAGCATAGAGTACTGGCCAGACCCACAGCGCGGCATCAGGGAAGCATACAGGGTCTTGAAGCTTGGAGGGAAGGCATGCGTAATTGGACCAGTGTATCCGACATTCTGGCTATCTCGGTTCTTCGCAGATGTGTGG
The Diospyros lotus cultivar Yz01 chromosome 12, ASM1463336v1, whole genome shotgun sequence DNA segment above includes these coding regions:
- the LOC127786551 gene encoding 2-methyl-6-phytyl-1,4-hydroquinone methyltransferase, chloroplastic is translated as MASSMLNGGTTPKGLGFVASDLRGKHFPQIGLVSCGTNFRAITKTLAPKCNLSASRPSSQPRFIQHKKEAFWFYRFLSIVYDHIINPGHWTEDMRDEALEPADLSHRKMIVVDVGGGTGFTTLGIVKHVDAKNVTILDQSPHQLAKAKQKEPLKDCKIIEGDAEDLPFRTDYADRYVSAGSIEYWPDPQRGIREAYRVLKLGGKACVIGPVYPTFWLSRFFADVWMLFPKEEEYIEWFEKAGFKHVQLKRIGPKWYRGVRRHGLIMGCSVTGVKPASGDSPLQLGPKAEDVSKPVSNPFAFLGRFLLGAMAATYFVLVPIYMWLKDKIVPKGRPI